One genomic region from Sulfurimonas sp. encodes:
- a CDS encoding aminopeptidase P N-terminal domain-containing protein has product MIQEHEYKKRRNRFLKKLKNNTIAIFSSAKAKTRSNDTQYPYRQDSNFYYLTGFKEDNSYLIFVKKNYKTKSFLFVKKKESQDELWHGKRLGKKEAKKRFSVDKVILSGKFKKLKKELKKKYKIDKNAFKVVAQMRLIKSKAEINLIKKAINITKKAHHGVISFDKTSKYEYELQSEIEYIFKKYGSYSDAYTSIVASGDNANILHYIDNKDILIDGDLILIDAGCEYEYYASDITRVIPVNGKFTQAQKELYNLVLQVNKKIIKMIKPNIKRTKLQQKAEIYLTKGLVKLGILNGNYKKLIKNKQHKKYYPHGIGHWMGLDVHDDAPYKDENDKEIKLQKGMVLTIEPGIYISKDDKTVPKRFRGIGIRIEDDILVTKKSYKNLSSKIVKSIYEIESMGYKYKTSP; this is encoded by the coding sequence GTGATACAAGAACATGAGTATAAAAAACGAAGAAATAGATTTTTAAAAAAATTAAAAAATAACACAATAGCTATTTTTTCAAGTGCTAAAGCAAAAACTCGTTCAAATGATACCCAGTATCCATATAGACAAGATAGTAATTTTTATTATCTAACAGGTTTTAAAGAAGATAATAGTTATTTGATATTTGTTAAAAAAAATTATAAAACAAAGTCTTTTCTTTTTGTTAAAAAGAAGGAATCTCAAGATGAACTTTGGCATGGAAAAAGACTTGGAAAAAAAGAGGCTAAAAAAAGATTTTCAGTTGATAAAGTAATACTAAGCGGTAAGTTTAAAAAATTAAAAAAAGAGTTAAAGAAAAAATATAAAATAGATAAAAATGCTTTTAAAGTAGTTGCACAAATGAGATTGATAAAATCAAAAGCAGAAATCAACTTAATAAAAAAAGCGATAAACATAACTAAAAAAGCTCATCATGGAGTTATTAGTTTTGACAAAACTTCTAAATATGAATATGAGCTTCAATCAGAGATAGAATATATATTTAAAAAATATGGCTCATATAGTGATGCTTATACTTCAATTGTAGCATCTGGGGATAATGCAAATATTCTTCATTATATAGATAATAAAGATATTTTAATAGATGGAGATTTAATACTTATAGATGCTGGATGCGAATATGAATATTATGCAAGTGATATAACAAGAGTTATCCCTGTAAATGGCAAGTTTACTCAAGCACAAAAAGAGTTATACAATTTAGTTCTGCAAGTAAATAAAAAAATAATTAAGATGATTAAACCAAATATAAAAAGAACAAAGCTTCAACAAAAAGCAGAAATTTATTTGACAAAAGGTCTTGTGAAACTTGGTATATTAAATGGAAACTACAAAAAACTTATAAAAAACAAACAACATAAAAAGTATTATCCTCATGGAATAGGACATTGGATGGGTTTAGATGTTCATGATGATGCTCCATATAAAGATGAAAATGATAAAGAAATAAAACTGCAAAAAGGTATGGTTTTGACAATAGAACCAGGTATCTACATCTCAAAAGATGATAAAACGGTTCCCAAAAGATTCCGTGGTATAGGTATCAGAATAGAAGATGATATTTTAGTAACTAAAAAAAGTTATAAAAATCTATCTTCTAAAATTGTCAAAAGTATTTATGAGATTGAGTCTATGGGGTATAAGTATAAGACCAGCCCGTAA
- a CDS encoding chaperone NapD — MNISSIVVKTLPKFLDKVVQSLKDCEACDYHMHDEEGRIIITLEGSGVEEELKKLRVVEAIPHVITADMQMAYSEDELNAHMEVLANADVVPKMLNDEDLDPKDIVYNGDLKKKDLEGFARRFDETGKK; from the coding sequence ATGAACATTTCAAGTATAGTAGTTAAGACATTACCAAAATTTTTAGATAAAGTTGTACAAAGCTTAAAAGATTGTGAAGCATGTGATTACCACATGCATGATGAAGAAGGTCGTATAATCATAACATTAGAAGGTTCAGGGGTAGAAGAAGAGTTGAAAAAACTCAGAGTTGTTGAAGCAATTCCTCATGTTATTACAGCAGATATGCAAATGGCATATAGTGAAGATGAGTTAAATGCGCACATGGAAGTTTTAGCAAATGCTGATGTTGTTCCTAAGATGCTAAATGATGAAGACTTAGATCCAAAAGACATTGTATATAATGGTGACTTAAAGAAAAAAGATTTAGAAGGTTTTGCTAGACGCTTTGATGAAACAGGTAAAAAATAA
- a CDS encoding WD40 repeat domain-containing protein — MTKILLLTIFITSLLMAEIKMPKKIFISSGAVTDMLVSGSKLYSSTHAGCIDIFNLKSKKIIKKIKVSQIEDFMGDKADSKIYSVDVLDNQVLILSQAKRGFRRVHIYKNDKLELIIPYTKSLTISKAKFIDEDNILLGMLSNELISYNIKTKTKNWLVQVSGAKFSDFALNEIRSEVVVADESGSLKIHSVKDGRLLKTLEGQNLDNVFQVAYKNGIIATAGQDRRVVIYAYKFNSAYYKSSSFLIYSVGLSASGKLVAYSSDEDNNITVFNTITKSILGKFGGNKMTISKILFLDENRLLVSSDDKNINLYKIK, encoded by the coding sequence ATGACTAAAATACTATTACTTACCATATTTATTACTTCGCTCTTGATGGCTGAAATAAAAATGCCAAAAAAGATTTTTATCTCTAGTGGAGCAGTTACTGATATGCTTGTTAGTGGTTCTAAACTTTATAGTTCTACACATGCAGGTTGTATTGATATTTTCAATCTTAAAAGTAAAAAGATTATCAAAAAAATAAAAGTAAGTCAAATAGAAGATTTTATGGGGGACAAGGCTGATTCTAAAATTTATTCTGTTGATGTTTTAGATAATCAAGTGCTTATTTTATCTCAAGCAAAACGAGGCTTTAGAAGAGTTCATATTTACAAAAATGACAAACTTGAACTAATCATTCCATATACAAAAAGTCTTACAATTTCAAAAGCTAAGTTTATAGATGAAGACAATATTTTACTTGGCATGTTGAGTAATGAACTAATTTCATACAACATAAAAACTAAAACTAAAAACTGGTTAGTACAAGTTTCTGGTGCAAAGTTTTCTGATTTTGCTCTAAATGAAATTAGAAGTGAGGTAGTTGTGGCAGATGAGAGTGGAAGTTTAAAAATACACTCGGTTAAAGATGGAAGATTACTTAAGACTCTAGAAGGTCAAAACTTAGATAATGTCTTTCAAGTTGCCTATAAAAATGGTATTATTGCAACTGCAGGTCAAGATAGACGAGTTGTTATTTATGCTTATAAATTTAACTCTGCTTACTATAAATCATCAAGCTTTTTGATTTATAGTGTTGGGCTTTCAGCTAGTGGTAAATTAGTCGCATATTCAAGTGATGAGGACAATAACATTACAGTTTTTAACACCATAACAAAATCTATTTTAGGTAAATTTGGTGGAAATAAGATGACTATAAGTAAGATATTATTTTTAGATGAAAACAGACTTTTAGTTTCTAGTGATGATAAAAATATTAACTTATATAAGATAAAATAA
- a CDS encoding ferredoxin-type protein NapF encodes MQRRELFSFLSSSIKGEGIKAKQTILRPPYFRDESLFQSECNKCEAKCAAVCEEEIIKIAEDKTPYLDFSKSGCTFCDECAKVCEFDVLNLEDKKNIDAIVTINKNECLSWKGIMCFSCKDPCLDNAIKFQAMFMPEIEQDKCTACGFCLSRCPAAAIDFKEIKND; translated from the coding sequence ATGCAGAGAAGAGAGCTTTTTAGCTTTCTCTCTTCATCTATAAAAGGTGAAGGGATAAAAGCAAAACAAACTATTTTAAGACCACCATATTTTAGAGATGAATCTCTTTTTCAGAGTGAGTGTAACAAATGCGAAGCAAAATGTGCCGCTGTTTGTGAAGAAGAAATTATAAAAATAGCAGAAGATAAAACACCTTACTTAGATTTTTCTAAGAGTGGCTGTACCTTTTGTGATGAGTGTGCAAAGGTTTGTGAGTTTGATGTATTAAACCTAGAAGACAAAAAAAATATAGATGCGATAGTAACTATAAACAAAAATGAATGTTTGAGTTGGAAAGGGATCATGTGTTTTTCTTGTAAAGACCCCTGCTTAGACAATGCTATAAAATTTCAAGCAATGTTTATGCCTGAAATAGAACAAGATAAATGCACAGCGTGTGGATTTTGTTTAAGTAGATGCCCAGCTGCGGCGATAGACTTTAAGGAGATAAAAAATGACTAA
- a CDS encoding nitrate reductase cytochrome c-type subunit, with translation MKTMSKITLGLFTASLLFVGCGDNAAPATEDTVKPTISEASLGLRKTNLYTEAAETIGDTTQYSTNAAGSGKTLKRAFQDAPPMIPHDVNGMLPITLSNNACTSCHSPETAPSMGALPYPPSHMTDFRPATGIAADGKITKNGTEVDNTSSPKLEYVSIKKLNHLSGARYSCTLCHAPQSADVNVPKNNFEAVYSEINGAEKSSWSGTKLMEGIDTIK, from the coding sequence ATGAAAACAATGAGTAAGATAACACTTGGTTTATTTACTGCATCACTTCTTTTTGTTGGCTGTGGCGATAACGCTGCACCAGCTACAGAAGATACAGTAAAGCCAACTATCAGTGAAGCGTCTTTAGGTTTAAGAAAGACCAATCTTTATACAGAAGCAGCTGAAACAATAGGTGATACGACACAGTACAGCACTAATGCTGCAGGAAGTGGGAAAACTCTTAAAAGAGCATTCCAAGATGCTCCGCCGATGATTCCACATGATGTAAATGGTATGTTACCAATAACATTATCAAATAATGCTTGTACAAGTTGTCACTCACCTGAAACAGCTCCAAGTATGGGTGCATTACCTTATCCACCATCACATATGACTGACTTTAGACCTGCTACAGGTATTGCAGCAGATGGTAAAATCACTAAAAACGGTACAGAAGTAGATAACACTTCAAGTCCAAAACTTGAATATGTATCTATCAAAAAACTAAACCACTTATCTGGTGCTAGGTATAGTTGTACTTTATGTCATGCTCCACAAAGTGCTGATGTAAATGTTCCAAAAAATAATTTTGAAGCAGTTTATTCAGAGATAAATGGTGCAGAAAAATCAAGTTGGAGTGGTACTAAACTTATGGAAGGTATAGACACTATAAAATAA
- the napH gene encoding quinol dehydrogenase ferredoxin subunit NapH — MATLWSNYRYLILRRITQIGLLLMYFGANHWGWTILMGNLSSSIFLNVIPLSDPYAALQMLAAGAILATDLLIGVGIITIFYLLIGGRVFCSWVCPVNIITDTAGYLRNLLEIDRNQKRQPASRNMRYWVLVLSLIISAAMGITAFEFISPISMVHRGIVFGLGFGWAAMLIIFLFDLFVLKNGWCGHICPLGGFYSLLGKFSLIRVHHKAENCTACMKCITVCPEKQVLHMIDKESMPVLSGECTNCARCIDVCDDEALNFSIRELVTTKKRESNNENNE; from the coding sequence ATGGCAACATTATGGAGTAACTACCGATATCTAATTTTAAGAAGAATAACTCAGATAGGTTTACTATTGATGTATTTTGGAGCGAATCATTGGGGTTGGACTATCCTTATGGGAAATCTTAGTTCATCAATTTTTTTAAATGTCATTCCATTAAGTGATCCTTATGCTGCCTTGCAAATGCTAGCAGCTGGTGCTATTTTAGCAACTGATTTACTTATAGGTGTTGGGATTATTACTATATTTTATCTACTAATTGGCGGTCGCGTCTTTTGTAGTTGGGTTTGTCCCGTAAATATAATAACAGATACAGCAGGATATTTAAGAAACTTATTAGAAATTGATCGTAACCAAAAAAGACAACCAGCATCTCGAAACATGAGGTATTGGGTTTTAGTCTTAAGTTTAATCATATCAGCAGCGATGGGCATCACTGCTTTTGAATTTATTAGTCCTATCTCTATGGTTCATAGAGGTATAGTATTTGGTTTAGGATTTGGATGGGCAGCGATGCTCATTATATTTCTTTTTGACCTATTTGTTCTTAAAAATGGCTGGTGTGGGCATATCTGTCCTCTTGGTGGTTTTTATTCACTTTTAGGTAAATTTAGTCTAATTAGAGTGCATCATAAAGCAGAAAATTGTACTGCTTGTATGAAGTGTATAACTGTTTGTCCAGAGAAGCAAGTTTTACATATGATAGATAAAGAAAGTATGCCCGTACTCTCGGGAGAGTGTACAAACTGTGCTAGATGTATCGATGTATGTGATGATGAAGCTTTAAACTTTTCAATCAGAGAACTAGTAACAACAAAAAAACGGGAGAGTAATAATGAAAACAATGAGTAA
- the napG gene encoding ferredoxin-type protein NapG, which translates to MSENRPKIEKKEPLSDRRKFILDMARGVGIASLGGFIWSAYVDEVTASQLLLRPPGAIQEKDFLKTCIKCGLCVEACPFDTLLLAKPGDNKPLGTPYFIPREIPCYMCPDIPCVPVCPTGALDESSVTTDNKLDINVADMGLAVIDDESCIAFWGIQCDACYRACPLLGEAITVIYEKNERTGKHAYMKPIVHSNICTGCGLCEKACVTEKAAIFVLPREVAMGRAGNYYIKGWDKEDEKRLENATEIKTTTEISKRSALDSLNDTGGLY; encoded by the coding sequence TTGAGCGAAAACAGACCTAAAATAGAAAAGAAAGAACCATTGAGTGATAGAAGAAAGTTTATCCTTGATATGGCTAGAGGTGTAGGAATTGCATCACTTGGCGGGTTTATTTGGAGTGCTTATGTTGATGAAGTTACGGCTTCACAACTTCTCCTAAGACCGCCTGGGGCTATACAAGAGAAAGACTTTCTAAAAACATGTATCAAGTGTGGACTCTGCGTTGAAGCTTGTCCTTTTGATACACTATTACTCGCTAAACCAGGTGATAATAAGCCTCTAGGAACTCCTTATTTTATTCCTAGAGAGATCCCCTGTTATATGTGTCCAGATATTCCTTGTGTACCTGTTTGTCCAACAGGTGCACTTGATGAATCAAGCGTTACAACAGATAACAAACTCGATATAAATGTAGCAGACATGGGTCTGGCAGTTATCGATGATGAAAGTTGTATAGCTTTTTGGGGTATTCAATGTGATGCATGTTATAGAGCTTGTCCTTTATTGGGTGAAGCTATAACAGTTATTTATGAAAAAAATGAAAGAACGGGTAAACACGCTTATATGAAACCAATCGTTCACTCAAACATCTGTACTGGATGTGGATTATGTGAAAAAGCTTGTGTAACAGAAAAAGCAGCTATATTTGTGCTTCCAAGAGAAGTTGCAATGGGTAGAGCAGGAAACTACTATATCAAAGGTTGGGATAAAGAAGATGAGAAGCGTTTAGAAAATGCAACTGAAATCAAAACAACAACTGAGATAAGTAAAAGAAGTGCTTTAGACTCTTTAAATGATACGGGAGGTTTATACTAA